One window from the genome of Candidatus Hydrogenedentota bacterium encodes:
- a CDS encoding radical SAM protein: protein MRILFLSAEYSKMSRLGIAWLAGALIANGHEVRYAVALRLGRKGLRELIRTFQPDIIGYSIMSHDYPGHVALNRELKREFSFLALFGGIHPTFSPEMIEEDPDCDAVCIGEGEMAFVEFCRRLEGHEAYWETPSFWVRHKGRIHKNTLMPLVHDLDALPPPNHSVVYDGDPFQGSLGGKLFMASRGCPYSCTYCFNVRYRELYPRETPSVRHRSPRAVVDEICSVKARYPLLFTGFPDDNFVLRPPGWIEEFSTLYRERVGVPFGCTGRPEYFTEETIVALKQAGLILVMLAIECGDERVANEVLNRNLSNNLILQAAERTKAHGIRLVLLNMLGMPVENSFEVDLKTLDLNIQMGASSSMANLIYPWPGTPIYQYAVDHGFLSPGKPVNPSVRRNSVFTFQSPLEQRKIENLHKLFDLFVHFPWLRKHCEFICSLPLTWPYLAVYFMRVAYAQTFRQYPARFFLPVGSPREWLSLLYLFLRILRTP from the coding sequence ATGAGAATTTTGTTCCTTTCGGCAGAATACAGCAAGATGTCCCGGTTGGGCATCGCGTGGTTGGCCGGCGCTTTGATTGCCAACGGCCATGAGGTACGCTACGCCGTCGCTTTGCGTTTGGGACGCAAAGGCTTGAGAGAACTTATTCGAACCTTTCAGCCGGATATCATTGGCTACAGCATCATGTCGCATGATTATCCGGGGCATGTCGCCCTGAATCGCGAACTGAAGAGGGAATTCTCTTTTCTGGCCCTGTTTGGCGGCATTCACCCGACATTTTCGCCCGAAATGATAGAGGAGGATCCCGATTGCGACGCGGTATGTATCGGCGAGGGCGAAATGGCTTTTGTCGAGTTTTGCCGGCGCCTCGAGGGGCATGAAGCCTATTGGGAGACGCCGAGTTTTTGGGTTCGGCACAAGGGCCGTATTCATAAAAACACGTTGATGCCCTTGGTTCACGACCTCGACGCCCTGCCACCGCCCAATCACAGCGTTGTCTATGACGGGGACCCGTTTCAAGGTTCACTCGGTGGCAAACTTTTCATGGCTTCGCGCGGATGCCCGTATTCCTGCACCTATTGCTTCAACGTCCGTTACCGCGAACTCTACCCGCGAGAAACCCCCTCGGTCCGCCATCGTTCTCCACGCGCCGTGGTGGATGAAATATGCTCGGTAAAAGCACGGTATCCCTTGTTGTTTACCGGTTTCCCGGATGACAATTTTGTTCTTCGACCGCCGGGATGGATCGAGGAATTCAGCACACTTTACCGGGAACGTGTGGGCGTGCCCTTTGGCTGCACCGGGCGTCCCGAGTATTTTACGGAAGAAACGATTGTTGCGCTCAAGCAGGCCGGGTTGATTCTGGTGATGTTGGCGATCGAATGCGGTGATGAACGCGTTGCCAACGAAGTCTTGAACCGAAACTTGTCCAATAACTTGATACTGCAAGCCGCGGAAAGGACCAAGGCGCACGGCATACGGCTAGTCTTGTTAAACATGCTTGGAATGCCTGTGGAAAACAGTTTCGAAGTGGATCTCAAGACACTCGATCTCAACATTCAAATGGGGGCTTCCTCCTCGATGGCGAATCTAATCTATCCATGGCCGGGCACGCCCATTTACCAATACGCCGTGGATCATGGTTTTTTGTCGCCCGGCAAACCCGTAAATCCTTCCGTGAGGCGAAATTCGGTCTTCACATTTCAATCGCCCCTCGAACAGCGCAAGATTGAGAATCTGCACAAACTATTTGATTTGTTTGTTCATTTTCCATGGCTTCGGAAACATTGTGAATTTATCTGTTCACTACCCCTGACTTGGCCTTATCTGGCCGTTTATTTCATGCGTGTCGCCTATGCGCAAACATTTCGGCAATATCCGGCCCGTTTTTTTCTGCCTGTGGGTTCGCCGCGGGAATGGTTATCTCTTCTGTATTTATTCCTGCGGATACTTCGGACGCCATGA
- the ppdK gene encoding pyruvate, phosphate dikinase, whose amino-acid sequence MAKKNVYYFGAGKSDGKAEMKNLLGGKGANLAEMCNLGIPVPAGFTITTEMCTEYYKNNKKLPASLTAEVNAALAKVERAMGKKFGDPKNPLLISVRSGARRSMPGMMDTVLNVGLTPKTIPGLIEKTKNERFVYDSYRRLIMMYADVVMEKAAGLEPAEGQGVRLQLEHAMEAVKKAKGYKLDTDLTTEDLKALCSEFKAIVKKCIGKPFPEDATEQLWGGIKAVFQSWNGKRAKEYRRIERIPEEWGTAVNVQAMVFGNTGETSATGVAFTRDPATGDNKFYGEWLVNAQGEDVVAGIRTPSPLNKSTKTEQSKHLKSLEEVNPKLYKQLDGIRTKLEKHYKDMLDIEFTIEEGVLWMLQCRVGKRTGTAAVRMAVDMCEEKLIDRKTAIMRVAPDQLDELLHPMLDPKAEKTAKVIAKGLPAGPGGGVGQVVLTADEAAEWTKQGKKVILVRNETSPEDVHGMHVAEAILTAKGGMTSHAALVARGWGKCCIVGCGALHIDLAAKTVTVGDVVIREGDWLSMNGSHGLVYSGKVPVVPAEPERNKWYKKLMTWVDATRQLKVRTNADRPVDAAQAIAFGAEGIGLTRTEHMFFEPERIVHVREMILAENEEARRKAVMKLLPYQKSDFLGILKAMAGKPVTIRLLDPPLHEFVTLHDEQIMELSEEINVPVSKIRARIAQLHELNPMLGHRGCRLGIAYPEITEMQATAILEAAAELTKKKIKVAPEIMIPLVGHPNEFANQEAIVRAVAERVQKAYKVKLNYMVGTMIEIPRAALVADKIAEKAEFFSFGTNDLTQMGFGFSRDDIGGFLPFYLANKILPDDPFQTLDQEGIGQLIAMGVQRGRSARPSLKCGICGEHGGDANSVKFCHRVGLDYVSCSPFRVPIARLAAAQAAIETPRKAAKK is encoded by the coding sequence ATGGCGAAGAAGAATGTCTATTACTTTGGCGCCGGCAAATCCGACGGCAAAGCCGAAATGAAAAACCTGCTCGGCGGCAAGGGCGCGAATCTAGCCGAGATGTGCAACTTGGGCATTCCAGTGCCGGCCGGTTTCACGATTACCACCGAAATGTGCACCGAGTATTACAAGAACAACAAGAAATTGCCCGCGTCGCTTACCGCGGAGGTCAACGCGGCATTGGCCAAGGTCGAGAGGGCCATGGGGAAGAAATTCGGCGACCCGAAGAATCCCTTGTTGATTTCGGTTCGATCCGGTGCGCGCCGATCCATGCCGGGCATGATGGACACGGTGCTCAACGTCGGCCTGACCCCCAAGACCATTCCGGGTCTCATCGAAAAAACGAAGAATGAACGGTTTGTGTACGATTCATACCGCCGCCTGATTATGATGTATGCCGATGTCGTGATGGAAAAGGCCGCGGGACTGGAACCAGCCGAGGGACAGGGGGTACGCCTCCAACTGGAACATGCCATGGAAGCCGTCAAAAAGGCCAAGGGGTACAAGCTCGATACCGATCTCACCACCGAGGATCTCAAGGCGCTGTGCAGCGAATTCAAGGCCATCGTCAAAAAATGCATCGGCAAGCCATTTCCCGAAGATGCGACCGAGCAGCTTTGGGGCGGGATCAAGGCAGTGTTCCAATCCTGGAACGGCAAACGTGCAAAGGAGTATCGCCGAATCGAGCGCATTCCCGAAGAATGGGGGACGGCGGTCAACGTCCAAGCCATGGTGTTCGGCAACACGGGCGAAACGTCGGCAACCGGTGTGGCGTTCACGCGCGATCCGGCTACGGGCGACAACAAATTCTATGGTGAATGGCTTGTCAACGCTCAGGGTGAGGACGTGGTTGCGGGCATACGTACCCCGTCCCCTTTGAACAAATCCACCAAAACCGAACAAAGCAAGCATCTCAAGTCGCTCGAGGAAGTCAACCCGAAACTGTACAAGCAGCTGGACGGCATCCGCACCAAGCTCGAGAAGCACTACAAGGACATGCTGGACATCGAGTTCACCATAGAGGAAGGCGTCTTGTGGATGCTACAGTGCCGCGTCGGAAAACGCACGGGCACGGCGGCGGTCCGCATGGCCGTGGACATGTGCGAAGAGAAACTCATTGACCGGAAAACGGCCATCATGCGCGTCGCGCCGGATCAACTTGACGAATTGCTGCATCCGATGCTCGATCCAAAGGCCGAAAAGACCGCCAAAGTCATCGCAAAAGGCCTTCCGGCGGGTCCGGGCGGCGGCGTCGGGCAGGTTGTGTTGACGGCCGATGAGGCTGCGGAATGGACAAAACAGGGCAAGAAAGTCATCCTCGTCCGCAATGAAACGTCGCCGGAGGATGTCCATGGCATGCACGTCGCCGAGGCCATTCTGACCGCGAAGGGCGGCATGACTTCTCACGCGGCGCTGGTCGCGCGCGGCTGGGGCAAATGTTGCATCGTCGGTTGCGGCGCGTTGCACATTGATCTGGCGGCGAAAACCGTCACCGTCGGGGACGTTGTAATCCGTGAAGGCGATTGGCTTTCGATGAACGGTTCCCACGGGCTGGTCTATTCCGGCAAGGTGCCTGTTGTGCCGGCGGAGCCCGAGCGGAACAAGTGGTACAAGAAACTCATGACGTGGGTGGATGCCACACGGCAACTCAAGGTCCGCACCAACGCGGATCGTCCGGTTGACGCGGCGCAGGCGATTGCGTTCGGCGCCGAGGGCATCGGCCTGACGCGCACCGAGCACATGTTCTTCGAGCCGGAACGCATCGTGCATGTCCGCGAAATGATTCTCGCGGAAAACGAGGAAGCCCGCCGCAAGGCCGTCATGAAATTGTTGCCGTATCAAAAATCGGATTTTTTGGGCATCCTGAAAGCGATGGCCGGAAAGCCGGTAACCATCCGTCTGCTGGATCCACCGCTGCACGAGTTCGTCACGCTGCACGATGAGCAAATCATGGAACTGTCCGAGGAAATCAATGTTCCAGTCTCCAAGATCCGCGCCCGCATCGCACAGTTGCACGAGTTGAACCCGATGCTTGGTCATCGCGGCTGCCGTCTCGGCATCGCGTATCCCGAAATCACCGAGATGCAGGCAACGGCCATTCTCGAAGCCGCCGCGGAATTAACAAAAAAGAAAATCAAGGTTGCGCCGGAAATCATGATTCCGCTCGTCGGGCATCCCAATGAGTTCGCAAACCAGGAAGCCATCGTTCGTGCCGTCGCCGAACGTGTCCAGAAAGCGTACAAGGTCAAACTGAACTACATGGTCGGCACAATGATTGAAATTCCCCGAGCCGCGCTCGTTGCCGACAAGATTGCCGAAAAGGCGGAGTTCTTCAGTTTCGGCACGAACGATCTTACACAAATGGGCTTCGGTTTTTCGCGGGACGACATCGGTGGATTCCTGCCGTTCTACCTAGCCAATAAAATCCTGCCGGACGACCCCTTCCAGACGCTCGACCAGGAAGGCATTGGCCAGTTGATCGCCATGGGGGTCCAGCGTGGCCGTTCGGCGCGTCCCTCGCTCAAGTGCGGTATCTGCGGTGAGCATGGCGGCGATGCCAACTCGGTGAAGTTCTGCCACCGTGTCGGGCTCGACTATGTGAGTTGCAGCCCGTTCCGTGTGCCGATCGCGCGTCTGGCCGCGGCACAGGCCGCCATTGAGACCCCGCGCAAGGCTGCCAAAAAGTAA
- a CDS encoding acyl-CoA-binding protein — MSEDLKAAFLQAKDDVVKLSKAPDNDVKLQLYALFKQSTEGDCKGDRPGMLDFVGRVKYDMWKKLEGTSQEAAMQQYIDLVAQLKAADGK; from the coding sequence ATGTCGGAAGACCTCAAAGCGGCGTTTCTACAGGCAAAGGACGATGTGGTCAAATTGTCGAAGGCGCCGGACAACGATGTGAAATTGCAGTTGTATGCCCTGTTCAAACAATCCACGGAAGGGGATTGCAAAGGCGATCGTCCCGGTATGCTCGATTTCGTTGGACGCGTAAAGTACGACATGTGGAAGAAGCTCGAAGGCACTTCGCAGGAAGCGGCCATGCAGCAATATATAGATCTCGTTGCCCAATTGAAGGCCGCGGACGGCAAATAA
- a CDS encoding DsrE/DsrF/DrsH-like family protein, which translates to MGKKVVIVGGVAGGMSCAARIKRLDDTMDVVVLERGPDVSFANCGMPYYIGGEIRERSDMLVQTVPTLEQRYRLDIRTRHEAVRLDREKKVVEVRNLESGETYDEPYDVLVLSPGASPVRPPIPGADGPKVHVLNHLGDMDAIAAVARNAKKATVIGAGFIGLELVENLRRLGLEVALIELLDQVLPPFDREMTQPLLQELRLNKVDVRLGKTVAFMDDRGVQLKNGARIESDFVCLCTGVRPNTELAREAGLELGARGHIRVDETMRTSDPAIYAVGDAVETADLVTGEPSAFPLAGPANRQARIAADAVCGRASSYRGTQGTAIVRVFSLTAACTGWNEKKLRQAGMPYRRAFLHPMQHPRYYPNAQPIGVKILFSPEGKILGAQAVGAEGADVLINTIATAMRAGVTVQDLEQLELAYSPQYGGAKHGINMIGYVASNILNGDMETIEPDEEAQNVQWIDVRNPAETECGMLPNAILVPLDELRTRADELPRDRELGVYCAVGLRGYIAYRILKQMGFKARNLNGGYRTWTWYHKPDVGSLPASCGSGAMKPDAVSATSSVSVESLDCTGMQCPGPLLRVKEAVSKLAAGQEIEVVASDPGFAADVPSWCKRTGNTLRDISVSNGRYVARIAKGEAPVPASGGVPLPGNKKTIVCFSNDLDRALAAFVIANGAAAMGDQVTIFFTFWGLNILRREKGPSVTKGFLDRMFGMMMPKGADRLKLSKLNMAGIGTMMMKHVMRTKNVLSLPELMASAKANGIRLVACSMSMDVMGIKREELIDGVEIAGVGNYLGEATESNVNLFI; encoded by the coding sequence ATGGGGAAAAAAGTTGTAATTGTTGGCGGTGTCGCAGGCGGAATGAGCTGTGCGGCCCGAATCAAGCGTTTGGACGACACGATGGATGTGGTGGTGTTGGAACGTGGACCGGACGTGTCTTTTGCGAATTGTGGCATGCCGTATTATATCGGCGGCGAGATTCGGGAACGATCAGACATGCTGGTGCAAACGGTCCCGACGCTTGAACAGCGATACAGGCTTGATATACGGACACGCCATGAAGCGGTGCGGCTCGACCGCGAAAAAAAAGTTGTCGAGGTTCGCAACCTCGAATCGGGCGAGACGTACGACGAGCCGTACGATGTTCTGGTGCTTTCGCCGGGCGCCTCGCCGGTTCGCCCCCCCATACCGGGTGCGGACGGTCCCAAGGTCCACGTGTTGAACCATCTCGGCGACATGGACGCTATTGCAGCGGTGGCGCGGAATGCAAAAAAGGCCACGGTTATTGGGGCGGGCTTTATCGGCCTTGAACTGGTTGAAAATCTTCGCCGGCTCGGTTTGGAGGTGGCCCTGATAGAGTTGTTGGACCAAGTGCTGCCGCCATTTGATCGCGAGATGACACAGCCGCTCCTTCAGGAACTTCGACTCAACAAAGTGGACGTCCGCCTTGGCAAGACGGTCGCGTTCATGGACGATCGCGGTGTCCAACTGAAGAACGGTGCCCGTATCGAAAGCGATTTCGTGTGTTTGTGCACAGGGGTGCGCCCGAATACGGAATTGGCGCGTGAAGCCGGTCTCGAACTGGGCGCACGCGGGCATATTCGCGTGGATGAAACCATGCGTACCTCGGATCCGGCGATTTATGCCGTGGGCGATGCCGTGGAAACGGCGGATCTCGTCACCGGTGAGCCGTCTGCCTTCCCCCTTGCGGGTCCGGCGAACCGCCAAGCCCGAATAGCCGCTGATGCCGTCTGCGGGCGCGCATCGTCTTATCGCGGAACGCAGGGAACGGCTATCGTGCGTGTGTTTTCGCTTACGGCGGCCTGCACGGGTTGGAACGAAAAGAAACTCAGACAGGCTGGAATGCCTTATCGTCGCGCGTTTCTCCATCCGATGCAGCACCCCCGCTATTATCCGAACGCGCAGCCGATTGGCGTCAAAATTCTGTTCAGTCCGGAGGGAAAAATTCTAGGCGCTCAGGCGGTCGGCGCGGAAGGCGCGGACGTGTTGATCAATACTATTGCAACGGCGATGCGCGCCGGCGTCACGGTTCAAGACCTTGAGCAGCTCGAACTGGCCTATTCCCCGCAATACGGGGGCGCCAAGCACGGCATCAACATGATCGGTTATGTCGCCTCGAATATCCTGAACGGCGACATGGAAACGATCGAGCCGGACGAGGAAGCGCAAAACGTCCAATGGATTGATGTCCGTAATCCGGCGGAAACGGAATGCGGCATGCTTCCCAATGCCATCCTTGTTCCGCTCGACGAACTCCGCACACGAGCGGATGAACTTCCCCGCGACCGGGAACTGGGCGTCTACTGTGCCGTTGGGTTACGTGGCTACATCGCCTATCGCATCCTGAAGCAAATGGGCTTCAAGGCACGCAATCTCAACGGCGGCTATCGTACATGGACATGGTATCACAAGCCTGACGTCGGTTCTTTGCCCGCCTCGTGCGGTTCGGGCGCGATGAAACCGGACGCTGTTTCCGCCACGTCGTCCGTATCAGTCGAATCACTTGACTGCACGGGCATGCAATGTCCCGGACCTCTCCTGCGCGTGAAGGAGGCCGTTTCCAAACTTGCCGCGGGCCAGGAAATAGAGGTCGTGGCATCCGATCCGGGTTTTGCCGCCGACGTGCCCTCATGGTGCAAACGCACCGGAAACACCCTGCGCGACATTTCCGTGTCCAACGGCCGGTATGTGGCGCGCATTGCCAAGGGCGAAGCGCCTGTGCCGGCATCGGGAGGCGTCCCATTGCCCGGCAACAAAAAAACAATCGTTTGTTTTTCGAATGATCTCGACCGTGCGCTGGCCGCGTTTGTTATTGCCAACGGCGCGGCGGCCATGGGGGACCAAGTGACGATTTTCTTTACCTTCTGGGGGTTGAACATTTTGCGCAGGGAAAAAGGGCCGTCTGTGACGAAAGGTTTTCTCGATCGCATGTTCGGCATGATGATGCCAAAAGGCGCCGACCGCTTGAAATTGTCGAAACTGAACATGGCGGGAATAGGCACGATGATGATGAAGCACGTCATGCGTACAAAGAACGTTTTGTCGCTACCGGAACTGATGGCCTCCGCAAAGGCGAACGGGATAAGGCTTGTGGCCTGCTCGATGTCCATGGACGTCATGGGCATCAAACGCGAAGAACTCATTGACGGCGTCGAGATTGCCGGGGTTGGCAACTACCTCGGCGAGGCCACCGAATCCAACGTCAACTTGTTTATTTGA
- a CDS encoding metal-sensitive transcriptional regulator: MDTRKNVLDRLSRIEGQIKGVKRMVEEQRPCFDTLQQVGAIRGALRSLEQIMMEHHLCLCIEEAMRKKSDRERLLRELSKTLSGLLQ; encoded by the coding sequence ATGGATACGCGGAAAAATGTGCTGGACCGGCTGAGCCGGATTGAAGGGCAGATAAAAGGCGTCAAGAGGATGGTCGAGGAACAACGACCCTGTTTCGACACCCTGCAACAGGTCGGCGCCATCCGGGGCGCCCTACGATCGCTGGAGCAAATCATGATGGAACATCATCTATGCCTGTGCATCGAGGAGGCCATGAGGAAAAAAAGCGATCGGGAACGGTTGCTTCGCGAATTGTCTAAGACCTTGAGCGGATTGTTGCAATAG
- a CDS encoding ThuA domain-containing protein — MATAAGKGIRVTVWNEGVHERRDEAVRKIYPNGLGDPIAKYLRKQPGIASAHVSELHHEGQGLTDTILDKTDVMTWWGHMAHHEVTDENAEKVRRRVNEGMGLIVLHSGHMSKPFMKLMGTSCYLKWREIGELERLWVVDPAHPIVEGLPEYFELPHTEMYGEHFDIPQPDRLVFISWFQGGEVFRSGCCWHRGQGKVFYFRPGHETFPIYYDKNVLRVIYNAVKWAAQTGVRTIVRGNVTPIENVVIRE; from the coding sequence ATGGCGACAGCGGCGGGCAAAGGCATTCGGGTAACGGTATGGAACGAGGGCGTTCACGAACGCCGGGACGAAGCCGTGCGGAAAATCTATCCGAACGGCCTGGGCGATCCCATCGCGAAATATCTGCGCAAACAGCCGGGTATCGCATCGGCGCACGTGTCCGAACTGCACCATGAGGGGCAGGGTCTGACGGACACGATCCTCGACAAGACGGACGTGATGACATGGTGGGGGCACATGGCCCATCATGAAGTCACGGACGAGAACGCGGAAAAGGTCCGGCGGCGCGTAAACGAGGGCATGGGTCTGATCGTCCTTCATTCAGGGCATATGTCCAAGCCTTTCATGAAACTGATGGGAACGAGTTGCTATTTGAAGTGGCGCGAGATTGGCGAATTGGAGCGCCTGTGGGTGGTGGATCCGGCGCATCCAATCGTCGAGGGGCTTCCGGAATATTTCGAACTTCCCCACACGGAGATGTATGGCGAACATTTCGACATTCCACAACCTGATCGCCTGGTATTCATCAGTTGGTTTCAAGGCGGAGAAGTGTTCCGAAGCGGTTGTTGCTGGCATCGGGGCCAAGGCAAGGTGTTCTATTTCCGCCCGGGGCACGAAACGTTTCCCATCTATTACGACAAAAATGTGCTTCGCGTAATTTACAACGCGGTGAAATGGGCCGCACAAACGGGCGTCCGGACTATTGTGCGGGGCAACGTGACGCCGATTGAAAACGTCGTTATTCGCGAATGA
- a CDS encoding GDSL-type esterase/lipase family protein has protein sequence MRTAIKRIAHVFFAVLWLTVGVMGLELHARWHQRRIEEFNPFVLAAKKDGAIWQHADLDGDNRPVIETHENRFAANTSETVVTDDDHLGTQMASLNEADRELFATLREMVIALYDTDGANLAVYGGPDISGRLGIRKEDITGRPFEASPLGREVKDGLELIRRVAQSGAPDGTAFTVALPQGPTSFEMNAYPVKDASGTVHAVACAISNVTGLSLTEVMARQKKAANDRMWKSPFFEYRKNARLNDNWHTNNAGFRDHDVELPKPRGRFRILCIGGSTTEEGLTNETTYPKFLEQALHEAFPEQDIEVINCGVVGLDSLGERRRTLDYVQLQPDLVVEYGAVNDICHGYFPKWNAEIKGWRAWLARSVFLASWANALLLPERDVLEADMEQITFHNLRIMVRVFRERGISVAFCSFACPDAGLLNRSEHDYMQWNLRSAWQGGCFTFSTYCRLLKIYNAKLKALCEEQDLIYLPFAERFHGGIAIFGDITHMRPKGMKLKAQAIAELLAPHLRERLQ, from the coding sequence ATGAGAACCGCGATAAAACGCATCGCCCATGTTTTTTTTGCCGTTCTCTGGCTGACAGTCGGCGTGATGGGTTTGGAATTGCACGCGCGCTGGCATCAGCGGCGCATTGAAGAATTCAATCCCTTCGTTCTGGCGGCCAAAAAGGACGGCGCAATCTGGCAACATGCCGATTTGGATGGCGACAACCGGCCGGTTATCGAAACGCATGAAAACCGTTTTGCCGCCAACACGAGTGAAACGGTTGTCACCGACGACGATCATCTCGGAACGCAAATGGCCTCCCTGAACGAAGCCGATCGCGAACTGTTCGCCACGCTGCGCGAAATGGTCATTGCGCTCTACGATACGGACGGCGCCAATCTGGCCGTTTACGGCGGGCCGGATATTTCAGGGCGGCTCGGCATTCGAAAAGAAGACATCACGGGCAGGCCGTTCGAGGCATCTCCTCTCGGCCGGGAAGTGAAAGACGGCCTCGAATTGATTCGGCGCGTCGCACAGTCGGGCGCTCCGGACGGCACGGCCTTCACGGTGGCCTTGCCCCAAGGCCCGACTTCGTTTGAGATGAACGCCTATCCGGTAAAAGACGCTTCGGGTACTGTGCATGCCGTGGCGTGCGCCATCAGCAATGTGACGGGATTGTCGCTGACGGAAGTAATGGCCCGGCAGAAAAAGGCCGCGAATGATCGCATGTGGAAATCGCCATTCTTTGAATACCGAAAAAACGCCCGATTGAATGACAATTGGCACACGAACAACGCCGGATTCCGCGATCATGACGTCGAACTTCCCAAACCACGGGGACGGTTTCGCATTCTTTGTATTGGTGGCTCGACCACGGAAGAAGGACTCACAAACGAGACAACCTATCCGAAATTTCTTGAACAGGCCTTGCACGAAGCCTTTCCCGAACAAGACATCGAGGTGATCAATTGCGGCGTAGTCGGGTTGGATTCACTTGGAGAGCGCCGACGCACGCTGGATTATGTCCAACTTCAGCCCGATCTCGTCGTTGAATACGGCGCTGTCAACGATATTTGCCATGGCTATTTTCCAAAATGGAATGCGGAAATCAAAGGTTGGCGGGCATGGCTGGCGCGTTCGGTCTTTCTGGCCTCATGGGCCAATGCCTTGCTGTTGCCGGAACGTGACGTCCTTGAGGCGGACATGGAACAGATCACGTTTCACAACCTTCGCATCATGGTCCGCGTATTCAGGGAACGCGGTATTTCGGTTGCCTTTTGCAGTTTTGCCTGTCCGGACGCTGGATTGTTGAACCGGTCAGAACATGATTACATGCAATGGAACCTACGGTCGGCCTGGCAAGGCGGGTGTTTCACATTCTCTACTTATTGCCGCCTTCTAAAAATATACAACGCCAAACTCAAGGCGTTGTGCGAAGAACAAGACTTGATCTATCTGCCTTTCGCGGAACGATTCCATGGCGGCATCGCGATCTTCGGCGACATCACCCACATGCGTCCCAAAGGCATGAAACTAAAAGCCCAAGCCATCGCGGAACTACTTGCGCCACACCTTCGCGAGCGCTTACAGTAA
- the ispE gene encoding 4-(cytidine 5'-diphospho)-2-C-methyl-D-erythritol kinase: MASSIAYRSYAKINLYLDVLDRRRDGYHNIETIFQSVSLYDELHFEDGEPRVSLSCSVPELDTADSNLVYRAAMLLKERTGFAGGVRIRLEKHIPIAAGLAGGSGNAAATLVALDALWELRLAPRQLHALALELGSDVPFCTVGGTAAASKRGEVLTSLPPLRETWLVLVHPPIAVSASRVYNDPKLEHSHETPFAGRTASFRGAIRALARGDLGRVVFNRMESAVFSEHPNLKEAKTRLIEAGCLAAAMSGSGPTLFGVCKSRNDARRVAESFSDFRTSIVTTVPYGVERM, encoded by the coding sequence GTGGCCTCGAGCATTGCATATCGTTCCTATGCCAAGATCAACCTCTATCTCGACGTGCTCGACCGTCGCCGCGACGGATATCACAATATCGAAACGATCTTTCAGAGCGTCAGCCTGTACGACGAACTCCATTTCGAGGACGGCGAACCGCGCGTGAGTCTGTCTTGCTCCGTGCCCGAACTCGACACGGCGGATTCCAATCTGGTGTATCGCGCGGCCATGTTGCTCAAGGAACGGACGGGGTTTGCGGGCGGCGTCCGAATCCGGCTTGAAAAACATATTCCCATCGCGGCCGGCCTTGCGGGCGGATCGGGAAACGCCGCCGCGACGCTCGTGGCGCTCGATGCGCTTTGGGAATTGCGGCTTGCGCCGCGGCAATTGCACGCGCTCGCGCTTGAACTGGGTTCCGATGTGCCGTTCTGCACCGTGGGCGGAACCGCCGCCGCCTCGAAACGCGGCGAGGTTTTGACGTCCCTGCCGCCTTTGCGCGAGACGTGGCTGGTATTGGTTCATCCCCCGATTGCCGTCAGCGCAAGCCGCGTCTACAACGATCCCAAACTCGAACATTCGCACGAAACGCCCTTTGCGGGCCGGACGGCGTCCTTCCGCGGGGCCATTCGCGCGCTGGCGCGGGGCGACTTGGGGCGCGTTGTTTTCAACCGCATGGAAAGCGCCGTCTTTTCTGAACATCCCAATCTCAAGGAGGCCAAGACCCGTCTGATCGAAGCCGGATGCCTGGCCGCCGCCATGAGCGGAAGCGGGCCGACCCTCTTCGGTGTGTGTAAAAGCCGCAATGATGCCCGCCGCGTCGCTGAATCTTTTTCGGATTTTCGCACGTCAATCGTGACGACCGTTCCCTATGGCGTGGAACGAATGTAA